CTGCTTCATACATTAGCTTGAGATGGTGACTCACGGTTGGTTGCGAAAGTCCTAACGGTTCTGCTAATTCACAAGCACAAACCTCTCTAGATGGCTGCGCTGCGATTAAGCTCAGCATTTGCAGCCGCACAGGCTCGCTCAACACACGAAAAATCGCCGCTAGATGAGTCGCCTCATCTACTGTAAGACGACCGGAAAGCAAGGGTGTGCAGCAAGATGTAACTTTAGGTAACTTCATATTTTTTATATTGACACATATCGATATAAGGTACAAAATATTGATAGACTTAAATATTGATAAGTATCGATATAAAGAGGATCAAACTATGTCTCGCGTTCAATTGGCACTTAATGTTCGTGATATTGATTCTGCTGTTGATTTCTACAGCAAACTTTTTGCCACTGAGCCAGCAAAACGCCGCCCAGGTTATGCTAACTTTGCGATCGCAGAACCTCCCTTGAAACTGGTACTGATCGAAAACCCTAAAGCAGCAGGTAAGTTGAATCATCTGGGAATTGAAGTAGAGTCATCTGAACAAGTCAGACAAGCTAGCGATCGCCTTCAAAAAAGTGACCTATCTGTGACACCTGAACCCCAGACTACTTGTTGCTACGCTTTGCAAGATAAAGTTTGGGTGAAAGATCCAGATGGTGCTAACTGGGAAGTCTATGTAGTTTTGGAAGATTCGGCAACTTTTGGTGTGTCTCAGAAAACTGAAGCTCCAGTTTGTTGCTCCTAGACTGCTTACGTAGTTTTGAGCGCGTCTTTGGATAGAATTGAGTACCACCGCTAAGCTTCAAATCAATGTTTCCAGGCAAAAAATAAGCTGTATTATACGATATGCATTGTAGAAACCTGTCTTCACAGGTTTTTTCTGTGTAACTGCATTTTTAATCGCTTAGGCTTGAGTAAGGTTTAGCTTCCACTTATAGAAGTTTCCAATCCCTTCACTGCGGTTTATCCATCTAAATATCGCAGTTTCGCTGTAGCTTGCAAATATCAGTAAAGTTAATCGTAAATATAAAATGTCCCTACTTTGCCACTTTTTTGTCCCGCTTTTGTTACTTTCACTGAACTAATCTATCCAAAGCATAAAGAACTTCCATAGAAGATAAAGAACCCAGAAGTTCCTAAGTAGCAAGTAGTAAACGAAAAGAGGCAATTTTGATGAATAACATTGTTTTCATGAAAAGCAATTGCGCCAGTAACAATAACGCACATATTCATGCTAATGTCCGCGCATCGTTCAACGAACAAGAAACACTTCCAGAGATTCATTCCACTGCATACATCCATCCCTTAGCCGCTGTGATTGGTAATGTTTATCTTGGTAAGCGAGTAATGGTAGCGCCAGCAGCATCTGTACGGGGCGACGAAGGACAACCAATTTGGGTAGGTGATGATGTTAATGTGCAAGATTGTGTAGTTCTCCATGCGTTAGAAACTCATGTAAATGGCGAGTTGGTACGCGAGGCTGTTGTTGAAGTTGAAGGCGCATATTATGGAGTATATATTAGCGATCGCGTTTCGTTAGCGCATCAATGCCAAGTACATGGTCCTGCTAGCATTGGCTTTGATACTTTTGTTGGGATGCAGGCTTTAGTTTTCCGCGCGACTGTTGGTAATAATTGTGTCATTGAACCTAAAGCATTGGTTATGGGTGTTACCATTTCTG
The sequence above is drawn from the Gloeocapsopsis sp. IPPAS B-1203 genome and encodes:
- a CDS encoding ArsI/CadI family heavy metal resistance metalloenzyme — translated: MSRVQLALNVRDIDSAVDFYSKLFATEPAKRRPGYANFAIAEPPLKLVLIENPKAAGKLNHLGIEVESSEQVRQASDRLQKSDLSVTPEPQTTCCYALQDKVWVKDPDGANWEVYVVLEDSATFGVSQKTEAPVCCS
- a CDS encoding metalloregulator ArsR/SmtB family transcription factor; protein product: MKLPKVTSCCTPLLSGRLTVDEATHLAAIFRVLSEPVRLQMLSLIAAQPSREVCACELAEPLGLSQPTVSHHLKLMYEAGLLKRERRGTWIYYQVLPEKLAILRESLS
- a CDS encoding carbonic anhydrase, with the translated sequence MNNIVFMKSNCASNNNAHIHANVRASFNEQETLPEIHSTAYIHPLAAVIGNVYLGKRVMVAPAASVRGDEGQPIWVGDDVNVQDCVVLHALETHVNGELVREAVVEVEGAYYGVYISDRVSLAHQCQVHGPASIGFDTFVGMQALVFRATVGNNCVIEPKALVMGVTISDGRYVPAGALITTQEAADNLPYISNEYPLKSLNNAVVHVNTQLARGYQEQKTLVSLRAA